Proteins encoded within one genomic window of Eurosta solidaginis isolate ZX-2024a chromosome 1, ASM4086904v1, whole genome shotgun sequence:
- the LOC137237925 gene encoding adenosylhomocysteinase-like, with amino-acid sequence MMKDGRLGVPAINVNDSVTKSKFDNLYGCRGSLIDGIKRATDVMIAGKVCCVAGYGDVGKGCAQALRGFVGRVIITEIDPIIALQAAMEGYEVTTMEEACQEATIFVTTTGCKDIITGAHFQHMPDDAIVCNIGHFDCEIDVAWLNANAKDNINVKPQVDRYTLATVSVSYIHEIPRVFCNISTDT; translated from the coding sequence atgATGAAGGATGGTCGCCTTGGTGTACCTGCCATTAATGTCAACGATTCTGTAACAAAGAGTAAATTTGATAATTTATATGGTTGCCGCGGATCGTTGATCGATGGTATTAAACGCGCTACAGATGTAATGATTGCTGGTAAAGTATGCTGTGTTGCCGGCTATGGTGATGTAGGCAAGGGTTGCGCACAGGCTTTACGTGGTTTTGTTGGTCGTGTTATTATCACCGAAATTGATCCAATTATTGCACTGCAAGCTGCTATGGAAGGCTATGAAGTTACAACTATGGAAGAAGCATGCCAAGAAGCAACTATTTTTGTTACCACCACCGGTTGCAAGGACATCATTACTGGCGCTCATTTTCAACATATGCCCGACGATGCAATTGTATGTAATATTGGTCATTTCGATTGTGAAATTGATGTAGCCTGGTTGAATGCCAATGCTAAAGATAATATTAATGTTAAACCTCAAGTTGATCGTTATACGTTGGCAACGGTGAGCGTTTCATATATACACGAAATTCCAAGAGTCTTTTGCAATATATCCACCGACACTTGA